A region from the Irregularibacter muris genome encodes:
- the fusA gene encoding elongation factor G, with protein sequence MPRQFTLEKTRNIGIMAHIDAGKTTTTERILFYTGRVHKIGETHEGAATMDWMEQEQERGITITSAATTAQWDNHRINVIDTPGHVDFTVEVERSLRVLDGAVAVFCAKGGVEPQSETVWRQADKYHVPRMAYVNKMDIMGADFYNVVNMMKERLQANAVPIQLPIGKEENFQGIIDLVDMHARIYKDDLGKEIEIVDIPEDMVELTEEYRTNLMEAIADQDEELMMKYLEGEEISVEEIKNAIRKATVNVDMIPVLCGSSYKNKGVQPLLDAVVAYMPSPLDIPAIKGILPNSEEEDERPADDKAPFSALAFKIMTDPYVGKLAFFRVYSGVLQSGSYVYNSTKSKKERVGRILQMHANHREEITEVYTGDIAAAVGLKDTSTGDTLCDEGHQIILESMEFPEPVISVAIEPKTKAGQDKMGVALQKLAEEDPTFRAHTDPETGQTIISGMGELHLDIIVDRMLREFKVEANVGKPQVAYKETIKNSVKAEAKFARQSGGRGQYGHVLIEMEPQEPGTGYEFVNKVVGGAIPKEYIGPVDNGIQEAMENGILAGYPVLDIKVTLYDGSYHEVDSSEMAFKIAGSMAFKDGMRKANPILLEPMFKIEVTVPEEYMGDVMGDINSRRGRVEGMEARSGAQIIRGFVPLSEMFGYATDLRSKTQGRGVYTMQFSHYEEVPKSIAEEIMAGKKN encoded by the coding sequence GTGCCTAGGCAGTTTACCTTAGAAAAAACAAGAAATATTGGAATTATGGCCCATATTGATGCCGGAAAAACCACAACAACTGAGCGTATATTATTCTACACAGGTAGAGTACACAAAATTGGGGAAACCCATGAAGGTGCTGCGACTATGGACTGGATGGAGCAGGAACAGGAGAGAGGAATTACCATTACTTCTGCTGCAACAACTGCCCAATGGGATAACCATAGAATAAATGTTATTGATACGCCAGGGCACGTGGATTTTACAGTGGAAGTAGAAAGATCACTGAGAGTTCTTGACGGTGCAGTTGCAGTATTCTGTGCTAAGGGTGGTGTAGAACCACAATCCGAAACAGTATGGAGACAAGCAGATAAATATCATGTGCCAAGAATGGCCTATGTAAATAAAATGGACATCATGGGTGCGGATTTTTATAACGTAGTCAATATGATGAAAGAAAGATTACAGGCGAATGCAGTGCCAATTCAACTTCCTATTGGAAAAGAAGAAAATTTCCAAGGAATCATTGATTTAGTAGATATGCATGCAAGAATCTACAAGGATGATCTTGGAAAAGAAATTGAGATCGTGGATATTCCAGAAGATATGGTGGAGCTAACTGAAGAGTATAGAACCAATCTAATGGAGGCCATCGCTGATCAAGATGAAGAATTGATGATGAAATACCTTGAGGGAGAAGAAATCTCTGTAGAAGAGATTAAAAACGCTATTCGTAAAGCGACAGTAAATGTAGATATGATTCCTGTACTATGTGGATCTTCCTATAAAAATAAGGGGGTTCAACCTTTATTGGATGCTGTAGTAGCTTATATGCCTTCTCCATTGGACATTCCAGCGATCAAGGGGATTCTTCCAAATAGTGAAGAAGAAGATGAGCGTCCAGCAGATGATAAAGCGCCCTTCTCCGCATTGGCATTCAAAATTATGACCGACCCTTATGTAGGAAAGCTTGCTTTCTTTAGAGTTTATTCCGGAGTTTTACAATCAGGCTCCTATGTATATAACTCGACAAAGAGCAAGAAAGAAAGAGTTGGACGTATTCTACAAATGCATGCAAACCATAGAGAAGAAATTACTGAAGTATATACAGGAGATATTGCAGCTGCTGTAGGTTTGAAAGATACAAGTACTGGAGATACACTTTGTGATGAAGGACATCAAATTATCTTAGAGTCCATGGAATTCCCAGAACCAGTTATCTCTGTAGCTATCGAACCTAAGACAAAGGCTGGCCAAGATAAAATGGGTGTTGCCCTGCAAAAACTGGCAGAAGAAGATCCAACCTTTAGAGCCCACACTGATCCTGAGACAGGTCAAACCATCATATCTGGTATGGGAGAACTTCATCTAGATATCATCGTAGACCGTATGTTGAGAGAATTCAAAGTGGAAGCCAATGTAGGTAAACCTCAAGTTGCATACAAAGAAACCATTAAAAACAGCGTTAAAGCTGAAGCTAAATTTGCTCGTCAATCTGGTGGTAGAGGTCAATATGGACACGTTCTTATTGAAATGGAACCACAAGAGCCAGGAACAGGATATGAATTTGTGAATAAGGTTGTTGGAGGAGCTATTCCTAAAGAATATATTGGTCCAGTTGACAACGGGATCCAAGAAGCAATGGAAAATGGTATTCTTGCTGGTTATCCAGTATTAGATATCAAAGTAACCCTTTATGACGGATCTTATCATGAAGTGGACTCCTCAGAAATGGCCTTTAAAATCGCAGGTTCAATGGCCTTTAAAGATGGAATGAGAAAAGCAAATCCAATTCTACTAGAGCCTATGTTTAAAATTGAAGTTACAGTACCTGAGGAATACATGGGTGATGTAATGGGAGATATT
- the rpsG gene encoding 30S ribosomal protein S7 produces MPRKGPVPKREVLADPIYNSVLVTKLINNIMLDGKRGVAQKIVYGAFDIVAERTGRDALEVFEEALNNIMPVLEVKARRVGGATYQVPMEVRAERRQALGLRWITTYTRQRGEKTMVDRLAGEILDAVNNAGSSVKKKEDVHKMAEANKAFAHYRW; encoded by the coding sequence GTGCCAAGAAAAGGACCAGTTCCAAAAAGAGAAGTATTAGCAGATCCAATTTATAATAGCGTGTTAGTTACAAAACTAATTAACAACATCATGCTTGATGGAAAAAGAGGAGTAGCTCAAAAGATAGTTTATGGCGCTTTTGATATTGTTGCTGAAAGAACAGGTAGAGATGCTTTGGAAGTTTTTGAAGAAGCTCTAAACAATATCATGCCTGTTTTAGAGGTTAAAGCCAGACGAGTAGGGGGAGCTACTTATCAAGTACCAATGGAAGTTAGAGCAGAGAGAAGGCAAGCCCTTGGTTTAAGATGGATCACTACCTATACTAGACAAAGAGGCGAAAAAACCATGGTTGATCGTCTAGCAGGTGAGATTCTAGATGCTGTTAACAACGCGGGTAGTTCAGTGAAGAAAAAAGAAGATGTTCATAAAATGGCTGAAGCCAATAAAGCTTTCGCCCATTATAGATGGTAA
- the rpsL gene encoding 30S ribosomal protein S12 — MPTINQLVRRGREEVTHQSGSPALKGSPQKRGVCTAVKTTTPKKPNSALRKVARVRLTNGIEVTAYIPGIGHNLQEHSVVLIRGGKVKDLPGVRYHIVRGALDTAGVQNRMQARSKYGAKRPKK; from the coding sequence ATGCCAACCATTAACCAATTAGTAAGAAGAGGAAGAGAAGAGGTTACACATCAATCAGGCTCACCTGCATTAAAAGGAAGCCCACAAAAAAGAGGAGTTTGTACAGCAGTTAAGACCACTACTCCAAAGAAACCGAACTCTGCCCTAAGAAAGGTTGCCAGGGTAAGACTAACCAATGGTATTGAAGTAACTGCTTATATACCAGGAATAGGACACAACTTACAAGAGCATAGTGTTGTTCTTATTCGAGGAGGAAAAGTAAAAGACTTACCTGGGGTTCGTTACCATATTGTGCGTGGTGCACTAGATACAGCCGGTGTTCAAAATAGAATGCAAGCTCGTTCTAAATATGGAGCTAAAAGACCTAAAAAATAG
- a CDS encoding ribosomal L7Ae/L30e/S12e/Gadd45 family protein, producing MVKNSKNKVVGLKQTRRAINEGKTKMVYLAKDVEPHLFEEIQSLCRENQVEVVYIENMKQLGEACGIDIKAASAAMLNRD from the coding sequence TTGGTAAAAAATTCGAAGAATAAAGTTGTTGGTTTAAAACAAACCCGCAGAGCCATAAATGAGGGAAAAACTAAGATGGTCTATCTGGCCAAAGATGTTGAACCCCATTTATTTGAAGAAATTCAAAGTCTGTGTCGGGAAAATCAAGTGGAAGTTGTTTATATAGAGAATATGAAACAACTGGGAGAAGCTTGTGGAATTGACATCAAAGCCGCATCAGCAGCTATGCTCAATAGGGATTAA